From Calliphora vicina chromosome 3, idCalVici1.1, whole genome shotgun sequence:
tgactacagaaggacctacgattgaagctaaaatatgactatagcAGGACCGGATATTGAAgtaaaatatgactatagatgaacctacgattgaagctaaactattatttttaatttcaccaACGTTTTCATTTCCAAGTGCCTTTCCCCTCTAATATTAGTTCTTTTTCCACTTATTAATATCCACAAAATCCTTTTCTTGTTTAACTATACTCTTCTACTACAACAGTTTCCTTAAATCGTACCAATATCCTAAAAACACTAGCAACAGTTTAATTTCAAGGAAACCTCctacaaaatcaaataaataaataaaaaaaaaccaaaaatattaagaaaaacttACCCAAGCTTTACAGTTTTGTGAACAAAGTAATAAAACCAcacaaaatgtaattaaaattttatatttaaacttcaTGGCTTTGAAGTAGGCAACAAACACTTAACTGAtggttaaattgaattttccaaaaactataAGACCCAACCATATACCACACTTAatagcaaatattaaaaattaaataataataacaataaaaatatttaataaacaataacaaaacatataaataaataaatacttataaatgaaaattagcCAAGATAATCTTGAATTCAACATCATCACATATGACTATTACCATTAACCAGACCCTAATGACAATGATGATGGATAGATAAGCTGCTGCTGTTTTAGGAAAGCAAAagagtttattaaaaaacatttagctgtgtatgaaacacaacaaaaaaataataatgatttctAAACTTCAGTGGAGCattaaatcagaaaaataatcaaaaatcactCAGAGTTCTAGTGAAATggaaccaaacaacaaaacattttaataataataggGATGATGATGCAGAGCAGAATTATGATTAACATGATGAGCTTGACATTTATGTTTTAGGGGAAGTTTTAAATAGTTGAAAGCTACAAACAGTTAGGTCGAATTTGAAGTGAGCTATATCATTCGAATATGAACCTTTTATATAGCAAAATTGTTCAAATATGAACGTTATTCGAAtctaaaattttctgaagaaaattATACGAATCCctgaattttcaatacaaaattaatcgaatctagaattttctatagaacattatTCGAATCccttgattttctatagaaaattattcgaatccctggattttcaatagaaatttattcgaatccctggattttctaaaaataattattcgaatacaaaattttccttagaaaattattcgaatccctggattttctttagaaattattcgaatctaaaattttccatagaaaattattcgaatctagaattttctatagaaaagcattCGAATTCCTggatttcctaaaaatatttattcgaatcAAAAATGTTccttagaaaattattcgaatccctggattttccttagaaatttattcgaatctggaattttccatagaaaattattaGAATCCctggattttttataaaaaattattagaatccctggattttctatagaatatttacgaatttaaaatttacaatagaaaattattcaaattcctggattttctatagaaatttattcgaatcttaaattttccatagaaaattattggaatctataattttctatagcaaattatTCGAATCTAGAAGTTTCCATAGAAAGTTATTCGAATCtagaaatttctatagaaaattattcgagttcctggattttctatagaaatttattcgaatctaaaattttccatagtaaattattcgaatctagaattttctatagaaaattattcgaattcctggattttctaaaaaaaaatattcgaatcttaacattttccttagaaaattatttgaatccctggattttctatcgaaaattattcgaatccctggattttctatagaaaattattcaaatctctttattttctatagaaaattattcgaatctagaattttctatagaaaatttttcgaattccTGGATTTTCTAAGGAAATTTATTCGTATctaaaattttccatagaaaattattcgaatccctggattttctatagaaaattattcgaatccctgtttttctatagaatacttACGAATctaaaattttccatagaaaattattattcgaatatagaaaattattcaaattcctggattttctatagtaatttattaaaatcttgaattttctatcgaaaattattcgaatcgagaatttttctgtagaaaattattAGAAtctagaattttctatagaaaattaatcgaatctagaattttctatataaaattaatcgaatctagaattttctatagaaaattattcaaatctagaattttctacagaaaattattcgaatctctgaattttctatataaaattaatcgaatctagaattttctatagaaaattattcgaatctagaattttctatagaaaattattcgaatctagaattttctatagaaaattattcgaatctagaattttctatagaaaattagtcgAATCTagaattttatatagataattattcgaatctagattttttctgtagaaaattattcaaatctagaattttctatagaaaattattcgaattcctggattttctaaaaaattattcgaatctaaaattttccttagaaaattatttgaatccccggattttctatagaaaattattcaaatctctgtattttctatagaaaattattcgaatctagaattttctatagaaaattattcgaattccTGGATTTTCTAAGGAAATTTATTCGAATctaaaattttccatagaaaattattcgaatccctggattttctatagaatatttacgaatctaaaattttccataaaaaattattcgaatatagaaaattattcgaattcctggattttctatagaaaaattattcgaatcttgaattttctatcgaaaattattcgaatctagaattttctatcgaaaattattcgaatccctggattttctatagaaaattattcaaatctctgtattttctatagaaaattattcgaatccagaattttctacagaaaattattcgaatctaGAATTTTCTTcggaaaattattcgaatctctgaattttctataggaaattattcgaatccctgatttttctatagaaaattattcgaatccctgatttttctatagaaaattattcgaatacctggattttctaaagaaatttattcgaatcCAAAATTTTCCTTAGCAAATTATTCGAATCCCtggattttcaatagaaaattattcgaatccctggttttcaatagaaaattattcgaattcctggattttcaatagaaaattgttcgaatctagaattttctatagaaaattattcaaatacctggattttctaaagaaaattattcgaatccttggatattcaatagaaaattattcgagtctctgaattttctatagaaaattattcgaatccctgaatttttaatagaaaattattcgaatctagaattttcaatagaaaattatttgaatccctgatttttctattttctatagaaaattattcgaatcttctatagaaaattattcgaatctagaattttttatataaaattattgaatctagaattttctacataaaattattcgaatcccccatttttctataaaaaaattattcaaatccagaattttctacagaaaattattcgaatctaGAATTTTCTTcggaaaattattcgaatctctgaattttctataggaaattattcgaatccctgatttttctatagaaaattatttgaatccctgatttttctatagaaaattattcgaatgcctggattttctaaagaaatttattcgaatcCAAAATTTTCCTTAGCAAATTATTCAAATCcctggattttctatagaaaattattcgaatccctggattttcaatagaaaattattcgaatccctggttttcaatagaaaattattcgaattcctggattttcaatagaaaattattcgaattcttgaattttctattgatatttctatattcgaatctaaaatcttccatagaaaattattcgaatctctgaattttctacagaaaattattcgaatctctgaattttctatagaaaataattctaatttagaattttctatagaaaattattcgaatctagaattttctatagaaaattattcgaatctctgaattttctatagaaaataattctaatttagaattttctacagaaaattattcgaatctagaattttgtatagaaaattattcgaatccctaattttctatagaaatttattcgaatctaaaattttccgtagaaaatttttcgaatccctggattttctatagaaatttattcgaatctaaaatcttccatagaaaattattcgaatctctgaattttctacagaaaattattcgaatctctgaattttctatagaaaataattctaatttagaattttctatagaaaattattcgaatctagaattttctatagaaaattattcgtatccctagattttcaatagaaaattattcgaattcctggattttctaaagaaatttattcgaatctaaaattttccttagaaaattattcgaatccctgtattttctatagaaaattattcgaatctctgaattttctatagaaaataattctaCATtagaattttctacagaaaattattcgaatctagaattttctatagaaaattattcgaatccctaattttctatagaaattcattCGAATctaaaattttccatagaaaataattcgaatctagaattttctgtagaaaattattcgaatctagaattttctatagaattttctattgaaaattatttgaatccctggattttctatagaaatttattcgaatctaaaattttccatagaaaattattcgaatctctgaattttctatagaaaataattcgaatctagaattttctacagaaaattattttaatccctagattttcaatagaaaattattcgaatctaaaattttctatagaaaattagaaattggattttctaaagaaatttattcgaatctaaaattttccttagaaaattatttaaatacctgtattttccatagaaaattattcgaatctgtgatttttctattgaaagaatcatatttgtttgtaactacattataatttgttataggGTATTATAAAAATGCGGCTGCAATTATAATGATTATATAATGCTGCTTTAATGACCacattataattattttgtgttttatttctaaacattttccaaataattataaaaaatttagaaaaaccgATGGTAGATAGTAAACTATTAAACTAGAAAATAAAGCTTTATAAAAGCCAGCTTTTATAACCATAAACTACACTAAGTCTTTAACAGTAGTGAAAGAGTGGTGAATACTAAGAAAAACTAgtagtttgtttaaaaatgaattCCCTTTACTCTACACTAATAGTGGCCCTAATGGCTGTGCTGAGTTTGGCTTTAACTCATGCCGaggtaaataaaagttttgaaatatttttattatatttttaatgtctttatatatttttttttttcacttttccagaaAGTTATGCGTCCCAAATTCAAGGAAGTCAAAGTCTGGAGTGATGACAAACATGTCTCGCATACCATTACCATGGATGCCAGTGATCCTCATATCAATTATACCCTGAATGTTTTACAGGAACTTCAAAATGTCGATATTCACATAGAAGCTAGAATAACACAGAAAATTAATCCCAGCTactttttaactttaaataccACCATGAATTTATGTAACAtactcaatttcaatttgaaatccCCCCTGGGTGCCTTGATTACTACGTTCCTTAAGGAATATGGTCATATATTGGAGAAATGTCCCATTGTTAAGGTGAGTTGACAgggaaaaaatgaaaatattatgtTATTTAGATGTTGTGTTTGTAAAATATGTAAGAGCCTTTAATTCTAGGGAACTTTTAAAATCTCTAAACCTTTAATGCGTAAATTACAGGGCAAATATTACATGCATAAGTTCTGGATACCCGAGGACACTACATTGGCCACCTTGCCCGAGGTTGATTTTGATGTTAACTTTATGGCTTATCTTGTGGATGCCAGCAAGCAGAGAACTATGATCATGAATGATCATTTCGCCGGTGAAGTGGTGGTACATGATGTCACCAATGTTAAGCCGGGACTATTGGCTTTGTTGCCCAAGGTGCCAGGTCGTTAAGATTTTAATGGAAGAGAATCAACATTTAAGAAGagaaatttggaccatattatTCCCGTTTCTTCAAATATCTTTCTTTCATTAGTTAATTCTTATAACCtgaataataaatacaattgtttagcaatcaattaaagtattaaaatttagtaaaataaattcaatttaattgcaATCGTACAAATTAACGACTCTATTATATTATTGATTTCAAGAGAACTTAGGGAGTAGGGTCTCAAATATATATTATTCGAACATGAacattttccaaagaaaattattcaaattcaaaattttcctaagaaaattattcaaacatgAAAAAGTCTACAGAaaattaatcgaacatgaacattttctatagcaaaattgTTTAGACTTGAAAgtctacagaaaattatttgaattttcttttgaaaattattcgaatctaGACTTTGccttagaaaattattcgaacttaagaattttctacaaaatattattcgaatctAAAATTTTCTAACCATCAAAAATCtagaatttcctatagaaaattattcgaatcttgaatattctgtaaaaatttattcgaactaagaattttcgaaagaaaaatatttggatCTAGAtctttctaatgaaaattattcgaatcaagaatttactaaagaaaattattggaATCTAGAATtctctaatgaaaattattcgCATCTAGacttttctaatgaaaattattcgaactgaagaattttcaatggaaaattattcgaatctaGAACtgtctaaagaaaattattcgaatctagaattttcaatagaaattttttggaatctaaaattttcaatagaaaattattcgaatctagaattttcaatagaaaattattcgaatctagaattttcaatagaaaattattcgaacttaagaattttctatagaaaattattcgaatcttgaattttctaatgaaaattattcgaatcacgaattttctaaagaaaattattgtaaTCTAGAATtctctaatgaaaattattcgatcttaagaatttttaatggaaaattattcgaatctaGAActctctaaagaaaattattcgaatcttgaattttcaatagaaaattaatagaacttaagaattttcaatagaaaattattcgaacttaagaattttctatagaaaattattcgaacttaagaattttctatagaaaattattcgaacttaagaattttctgtagaaaattattcgaacttaagaattttctgtagaaaattatttgaacttaagaattttttatagaaaattattcgaacttaagaatttttaatggaaaattattcgaatctaGACTCTCCAAAGAAAAGTATTCGAATCttgaattttctacagaaaattattcgaacataagaatttactatagaaaattaatcgaACTTAagaatattctatagaaaattcttcgaacttaagaattttaatagaaaattcttcgaacttaagaattttatatagaaaattattccaacttaagaattttctatagaaaattcttcgaacttaagaattttctatagcaaattattcgaacttaagaattttctatagaaaattattcgaacttaagaattttttttacaaaattattcaaatctagaattttctatagacaataatTCGAatcttgaattttctatagacaataatTCGAATCTTgaattttctgaagaaaattattcaaatattgaattttctatagaaaattattcgacttttttatacaaaattattcgaatctagaattttctatagacaataatTCGAatcttgaattttctatagacaataatTCGAATCTTgaattttctgaagaaaattattcaaatattgaattttctatagaaaattattcgaagcttgaattttctttagaagaaaattattcgaactaagaaatttctattgaaatctagaatattcaatagaaaattaagaactttctatacaaaattattcgaatcttgaattttctattgaaaattattcgaatcttattaaaaattttgttttctatagaaaattattcgaatctagaattttctatagccaaatattcgaaaattattcgaatattgaattttctatacaaaattattcgaatcttgaattttctattgaatattattcgaatcttattgaaaattattattttctatagaaaattatacgaatctagaattttctatagacaaatattcgaaaattattcgaatattgaattttctaaagaaaattattcgagtcttgaattttgtaaagaaaattattcgaatcttgaattttctaaagaaaattattcgaaatgaaaaatttctattgaaaattagtcGAATCtagaattttctaaagaaaatgattcgaacataaaaatattttaaagacaatgattcgaacttaagaattttctatagaaaattattcgaatccaGAACTTTATAATGAATATTATTCGAACTTTATGATTTAATtggatatttaattaaaaaattattcgaatctttaattttcttttaaaaattattcgatcatc
This genomic window contains:
- the LOC135955709 gene encoding uncharacterized protein LOC135955709 — protein: MNSLYSTLIVALMAVLSLALTHAEFQKVMRPKFKEVKVWSDDKHVSHTITMDASDPHINYTLNVLQELQNVDIHIEARITQKINPSYFLTLNTTMNLCNILNFNLKSPLGALITTFLKEYGHILEKCPIVKGKYYMHKFWIPEDTTLATLPEVDFDVNFMAYLVDASKQRTMIMNDHFAGEVVVHDVTNVKPGLLALLPKVPGR